The proteins below come from a single Benincasa hispida cultivar B227 chromosome 4, ASM972705v1, whole genome shotgun sequence genomic window:
- the LOC120076089 gene encoding outer membrane protein H.8-like, translating into MARQFVVFALVLFAVIGFACAATPAESPKASADNADVGAQLAPGAENEIGNTEGADAPAGSEDVVEAPIGGPDAAAAGFVPAESPKSGASAVKFSATVAGAAVAGFFFF; encoded by the coding sequence ATGGCACGCCAATTTGTTGTCTTTGCTCTCGTCCTCTTCGCCGTCATCGGCTTCGCCTGTGCAGCAACACCCGCCGAATCTCCCAAGGCCTCTGCTGATAATGCCGACGTCGGAGCTCAATTGGCTCCCGGCGCCGAAAACGAGATCGGAAACACCGAGGGGGCTGATGCTCCCGCAGGAAGCGAAGACGTGGTTGAAGCCCCTATCGGCGGACCTGATGCTGCAGCAGCTGGATTTGTCCCTGCTGAATCTCCTAAGAGTGGTGCCTCTGCCGTGAAATTCTCTGCCACCGTTGCCGGGGCGGCGGTTGCcggatttttcttcttttaa